One stretch of Pseudomonas fluorescens Q2-87 DNA includes these proteins:
- a CDS encoding efflux RND transporter periplasmic adaptor subunit gives MKRPRPTRRAWLLTFALLPAVAFAAWQAVAPSRAPLAIAPVSRGDIENSVTALGTLQPRRYVDVGAQASGQIQKIHVEAGDEVREGQLLVEIDPSTQKARLDAGRFSIENLKAQLQEQRAQHDLAQQKFRRQQQLKAGGATREEDVQTAQAEVRATQARIDMFQAQIRQAQASLRSDEAELGYTRIYAPMSGTVVAVGAREGQTLNAQQQTPLILRIARLTPMTVWAEVSEADIGHVKPGMTAYFTTLSGGTRRWSSTVRQILPVPPRPLEASQGGSPTGGRSGSERVVLYTVLLDVDNADRTLMTDMTAQVFFVAAEARGVLTVPTAALQDNAGQVQVLADNGDVQARAVRTGVSDRLRTQVLDGLREGEQVLIGPATGSGG, from the coding sequence AAGCGGTTGCGCCCAGCCGTGCGCCGCTTGCCATCGCGCCCGTCAGCCGTGGCGATATCGAAAACAGCGTCACCGCCCTGGGCACCCTGCAGCCGCGGCGCTACGTGGACGTAGGCGCCCAGGCGTCCGGGCAGATCCAGAAGATCCATGTAGAAGCCGGCGACGAAGTGCGCGAAGGCCAGTTGCTGGTCGAAATCGACCCCTCCACGCAAAAAGCCCGGCTCGACGCCGGACGTTTCTCGATTGAAAACCTCAAGGCTCAACTCCAGGAACAACGAGCCCAGCACGACCTGGCGCAGCAGAAATTTCGCCGCCAGCAGCAACTCAAGGCCGGCGGCGCCACTCGCGAGGAAGACGTGCAGACCGCCCAGGCCGAGGTGCGGGCGACCCAGGCGCGCATCGACATGTTCCAGGCCCAGATCCGTCAGGCCCAGGCCAGTTTGCGCAGTGACGAGGCCGAGTTGGGCTACACGCGAATCTACGCGCCCATGAGCGGCACCGTGGTCGCTGTCGGCGCGCGGGAAGGCCAGACCCTCAACGCCCAGCAACAAACCCCGTTGATCCTGCGCATCGCCCGCCTGACGCCGATGACGGTATGGGCCGAAGTCTCGGAAGCGGACATCGGTCACGTCAAACCCGGCATGACCGCTTATTTCACCACGTTGTCAGGCGGCACCCGGCGCTGGAGCAGCACTGTGCGCCAGATCCTGCCGGTGCCGCCGCGCCCGCTGGAGGCCAGCCAGGGCGGCAGCCCCACCGGTGGCCGCAGCGGCAGCGAACGGGTGGTGCTCTATACCGTGCTGCTCGATGTCGACAATGCCGACCGCACGCTGATGACCGACATGACCGCCCAAGTCTTCTTCGTCGCCGCCGAGGCGCGAGGCGTGCTGACCGTGCCGACCGCCGCGTTGCAGGACAACGCTGGCCAGGTGCAAGTGCTGGCCGACAATGGCGATGTCCAGGCGCGTGCCGTGCGCACCGGCGTCAGTGATCGCTTGCGCACCCAAGTGCTCGACGGGCTGCGCGAGGGCGAGCAGGTGCTGATCGGCCCAGCCACCGGCAGCGGGGGCTGA